In Halobaculum halobium, a genomic segment contains:
- a CDS encoding pyridoxamine 5'-phosphate oxidase family protein, whose product MSAPDPVTMDDDERDEFLGAGGVGVLSLHAERDGEQPPHSVPVSYGYDGHEETFYFRLAVGSDSEKPPLADRAVAFVTYDTVGDQWHSVVASGRLERTTDGDISTETLAGLNRVGIPLVDIFGRPTADVQFEFYRLVPDSLTGRKESSPDV is encoded by the coding sequence ATGAGCGCCCCCGATCCAGTGACGATGGACGACGACGAACGCGACGAGTTTCTCGGCGCCGGCGGCGTCGGCGTCCTCTCACTGCACGCCGAGAGAGACGGCGAGCAGCCGCCCCACAGCGTCCCCGTCTCGTACGGCTACGACGGGCACGAGGAGACGTTCTACTTCCGGCTGGCCGTCGGTAGTGACAGCGAGAAGCCCCCGCTTGCCGACCGCGCGGTCGCGTTCGTCACGTACGATACCGTCGGCGACCAGTGGCACAGCGTCGTCGCGTCCGGCCGGCTCGAACGCACCACCGACGGCGACATCTCCACGGAAACGCTGGCTGGGCTGAATCGGGTGGGCATCCCGCTCGTCGACATCTTTGGGCGACCGACGGCGGACGTGCAGTTCGAGTTCTACCGGCTCGTCCCGGATAGCCTCACCGGGCGCAAAGAGTCGAGCCCCGACGTGTGA
- a CDS encoding cobalamin-independent methionine synthase II family protein, producing the protein MAATENRIRTTHVGSLPRPPELLDLLTARQDGKAVDDEEWDETVADATRDVVRRQAEAGIDVVNNGEQSRVSFNWYVADRLSGIEGKQEQELWADLQAFPEYAAETFKTDVIDLSMHPVVTDPVEYTGREEAEAEIAGFREAVDAVGADFDETFMTAASPSVVTATHVNEHYDSYDEYLFAVADAMAEEYELVADAGLTLQIDAPELLTVGHTAAYADAPLTEIKAATRLHVQAINEALSNVPADQVRLHTCWGSYEGPHHLDADLVELLPEIYEADISGLSVEQANPRHQHEYRAFAEQPVPDGWTLIPGVVDVKTNVIDHPETIADRLERVADAVDDSTPLVAAPDCGFGTQAGLGMVDPEIAWAKLEALDEGAAIATDRLS; encoded by the coding sequence ATGGCAGCTACCGAAAATCGAATCCGGACGACACACGTCGGAAGCCTCCCGCGACCGCCCGAACTACTGGATCTCCTTACGGCCCGGCAAGACGGCAAAGCGGTCGACGACGAGGAATGGGACGAGACCGTCGCGGACGCGACGCGCGACGTGGTCAGGCGGCAGGCAGAAGCGGGCATCGACGTTGTTAACAACGGCGAGCAGTCGCGGGTCTCGTTCAACTGGTACGTCGCAGATCGGCTCAGCGGGATCGAGGGGAAGCAAGAACAGGAGCTGTGGGCTGACCTCCAGGCGTTCCCCGAGTACGCCGCGGAGACGTTCAAGACGGACGTCATCGATCTTTCGATGCACCCCGTCGTCACCGACCCGGTCGAGTACACGGGCCGCGAAGAGGCCGAAGCCGAGATCGCGGGATTTCGGGAGGCGGTCGACGCCGTCGGCGCCGACTTCGACGAAACGTTCATGACCGCCGCGTCGCCGAGCGTCGTCACCGCCACGCACGTCAACGAGCACTACGACTCCTACGACGAGTACCTTTTCGCCGTCGCCGACGCGATGGCTGAAGAGTATGAGCTCGTCGCCGACGCGGGGCTGACGCTGCAGATCGACGCGCCGGAGTTACTCACGGTCGGTCACACCGCGGCGTACGCCGACGCTCCCTTAACGGAGATCAAAGCGGCGACGCGCCTGCACGTGCAAGCGATAAACGAGGCACTGTCGAACGTCCCCGCCGATCAGGTCCGCCTGCACACCTGCTGGGGGAGCTACGAGGGACCCCACCACCTCGACGCGGACCTCGTCGAGTTGCTCCCCGAGATCTACGAGGCCGATATTTCCGGGCTCAGCGTCGAGCAGGCGAACCCGCGCCACCAGCACGAGTACCGCGCGTTCGCCGAACAGCCGGTGCCCGACGGCTGGACGCTGATCCCGGGCGTCGTCGACGTGAAGACGAACGTCATCGACCATCCGGAGACGATCGCCGACCGGCTGGAACGCGTCGCCGACGCGGTCGACGACTCGACGCCGCTGGTCGCCGCTCCTGACTGCGGCTTCGGCACGCAGGCCGGGCTCGGCATGGTCGACCCGGAGATCGCGTGGGCGAAACTCGAGGCGCTCGACGAGGGCGCCGCAATCGCCACCGACCGGCTGTCCTGA
- a CDS encoding APC family permease produces MSAPDDPGATDTTAAAAPSLRRDLGLFEVVVYGVGLILGAGIYAILGAAAGVAGESVPLAFLLAAVAASFTGLSYAELASRFPRGEGDYVYVREAFDNKRLAEVVAVLRVFVGVVSTAAVAIAFAGYLSGFANVPTAAAALGLVLVASGVNYWGIDLSAKLNLVFTIAEIAGLAIVIWVGARTWGTVDVFALPGGGLGIVEATFLVFFAYLGFGSIVNVAEETEDPTRTIPRAVVLAIIITTVLYVLVAFSAVGLVDSAVLGASGSPLAFVAEAGGGAAVGSVVAAIALTSTANTVLILLVSTSRLTYGVSKSEYRSFPTAFSRIHPERRTPHLAIALVAALTIPFVLLDDLVVVAGIANGALLAVFVAVNAALVRLRYVHPEDTSGFTAPLTVGRISVTAALGVLTSLGLFVFYLDSLV; encoded by the coding sequence GTGAGCGCTCCGGACGACCCCGGAGCGACGGACACGACCGCGGCCGCCGCTCCGTCACTCCGGCGAGACCTCGGGCTATTCGAGGTCGTGGTCTACGGCGTCGGACTCATCCTCGGTGCAGGGATCTACGCGATCCTCGGCGCCGCCGCGGGCGTCGCCGGTGAGTCGGTACCGCTGGCGTTCCTGTTGGCGGCGGTCGCCGCGTCCTTCACCGGCCTCAGCTACGCGGAACTCGCGTCGCGGTTCCCGCGCGGCGAGGGCGATTACGTGTACGTCCGCGAGGCGTTCGACAACAAACGACTCGCGGAGGTCGTCGCCGTCTTACGCGTGTTCGTCGGGGTCGTCTCGACGGCCGCCGTCGCGATCGCGTTCGCGGGCTACCTCTCCGGATTCGCGAACGTGCCGACCGCAGCCGCCGCCCTCGGGCTCGTGCTCGTCGCCTCCGGGGTCAACTACTGGGGGATCGACCTCTCTGCGAAGCTCAACCTCGTATTTACGATCGCCGAGATCGCCGGTCTAGCTATCGTCATCTGGGTCGGCGCACGGACGTGGGGCACAGTGGACGTGTTCGCGCTCCCCGGCGGCGGGCTCGGCATCGTCGAGGCGACGTTCCTCGTGTTCTTCGCGTACCTCGGCTTCGGCTCGATCGTGAACGTCGCCGAGGAGACCGAGGACCCGACGCGGACAATCCCCCGCGCGGTCGTCCTCGCAATCATCATCACGACCGTGCTGTACGTTCTTGTCGCGTTCTCGGCCGTCGGACTCGTCGACTCGGCCGTCCTCGGTGCGTCGGGGTCGCCGCTCGCGTTCGTCGCCGAGGCGGGCGGCGGCGCGGCGGTCGGCAGCGTCGTCGCCGCGATCGCGCTCACGTCGACGGCCAACACCGTGCTCATCCTGCTGGTGTCGACCTCGCGACTGACGTACGGCGTCTCGAAGTCCGAGTACCGCTCGTTCCCGACAGCGTTCTCTCGCATCCACCCCGAACGACGGACCCCCCATCTCGCGATCGCGCTCGTGGCGGCGCTCACGATCCCGTTTGTTCTCCTCGACGACCTCGTGGTCGTCGCCGGCATCGCGAACGGAGCGCTGTTGGCCGTGTTCGTGGCCGTGAACGCGGCGCTCGTCCGCTTGCGGTACGTCCATCCGGAGGACACGAGCGGCTTCACCGCGCCGCTGACGGTCGGGCGGATCTCCGTCACGGCGGCGCTCGGTGTGCTCACCTCCCTCGGACTGTTCGTGTTCTACCTCGACTCGCTCGTGTAG
- a CDS encoding helix-turn-helix domain-containing protein, with product MKRIRFSVTYPDRLVHPFHRRIIDGGPLSRAELLMWSPTADATTLFWCDGGKNATAAAVAGIDSLLDTHFVESADGTYAFLRQDSYEFPAVLLDAIAAARVIFLTPVVFLDSGNIRFDAVGESTALSEFHDRLSTHGDLAIELVQEFERQTRSSRITDRQDSALEAAVSVGYYEVPRDGTIADIAAVLDCSTSTAGELVRKAEASVIRGYVGTTGDQ from the coding sequence ATGAAACGAATCCGGTTCTCCGTGACCTACCCCGATCGTCTCGTCCACCCGTTTCACCGGCGGATCATCGACGGTGGACCTCTCTCGCGGGCCGAGCTGTTGATGTGGAGTCCGACCGCGGACGCGACGACACTGTTCTGGTGTGACGGTGGAAAGAACGCCACGGCCGCGGCCGTCGCGGGGATCGACTCCCTCCTCGATACCCACTTCGTTGAGAGCGCTGACGGGACCTACGCGTTTCTTCGACAAGACTCATACGAGTTCCCGGCGGTACTTCTCGACGCGATCGCAGCCGCGCGAGTCATTTTTTTAACCCCCGTCGTCTTTCTTGACTCCGGTAACATTCGATTCGACGCAGTCGGGGAGTCAACTGCCCTCAGCGAGTTTCACGACCGACTCTCTACCCACGGGGATCTCGCGATCGAGTTGGTCCAGGAGTTCGAGCGGCAGACCCGTTCCTCGCGCATCACCGATCGCCAGGATTCAGCGTTAGAGGCCGCCGTCTCGGTGGGGTATTACGAAGTTCCCCGGGATGGAACGATCGCCGACATCGCAGCGGTACTCGACTGCTCGACAAGCACCGCAGGCGAACTCGTTCGAAAGGCCGAGGCGTCCGTGATCCGCGGGTATGTCGGAACGACCGGGGATCAGTGA
- a CDS encoding DUF211 domain-containing protein: MASVRKVVVDVLKPHAPPLVEFTERVNETPGVDSASSRLIELDREVQNIAVTVEGEPIDYDAVVETIDGLGATVHSVDEVTCGDRPSGDTLAPESDD, from the coding sequence ATGGCATCTGTTCGCAAGGTCGTCGTCGACGTCTTGAAGCCGCACGCGCCGCCGCTCGTCGAGTTCACCGAACGGGTGAACGAAACGCCAGGCGTCGACTCCGCGAGCTCCCGACTCATCGAACTGGACCGCGAGGTGCAGAACATCGCGGTGACCGTCGAGGGCGAACCGATCGACTACGACGCCGTCGTCGAGACCATCGACGGGCTCGGGGCGACGGTCCACTCGGTGGACGAGGTGACCTGCGGCGACCGGCCCTCAGGCGACACGCTCGCACCGGAATCGGACGACTGA
- a CDS encoding VIT1/CCC1 transporter family protein has translation MSSLRTRIARSIAREDVRAIARRYFVSNGFDGTLTGIGIVVGAVLSGIPNGTVVVRIGLSAAVGLGTSAVWSVWEIERAETRAEIHRLEAAMLVDLDDTRVQHEQSTTRLVHAVASGLGPLIGILLPLTPFVFEGTVFTMVTAGAASVAIAVCVLGAFGAYMGSISGQRWYVAAARMGLAGVVVTAINLVLPA, from the coding sequence GTGTCGTCGCTCCGAACGCGGATTGCGCGATCGATCGCGCGCGAGGACGTCCGGGCTATCGCCCGGCGGTACTTCGTCTCGAACGGGTTCGACGGGACTCTGACCGGGATCGGCATCGTCGTCGGCGCCGTGCTGTCCGGAATCCCGAACGGGACGGTCGTCGTCAGGATCGGTCTGAGCGCCGCCGTCGGACTGGGGACCTCGGCTGTGTGGAGCGTCTGGGAGATCGAGCGCGCCGAGACGCGCGCGGAAATCCACCGGCTCGAAGCGGCGATGCTCGTCGACCTCGACGACACGCGGGTCCAGCACGAGCAGTCGACGACGAGACTGGTCCACGCCGTCGCGAGCGGGCTCGGACCCCTGATCGGGATTCTCCTTCCGCTCACGCCGTTCGTGTTCGAGGGGACCGTGTTCACGATGGTGACCGCCGGAGCGGCCTCGGTCGCGATCGCGGTGTGCGTGCTCGGCGCGTTCGGGGCGTACATGGGCAGTATCTCCGGGCAGCGATGGTACGTCGCGGCCGCACGGATGGGGCTGGCCGGGGTGGTCGTCACCGCGATCAACCTCGTGTTGCCGGCGTGA
- a CDS encoding CBS domain-containing protein — MRTDVVTARTDTQAGELAAKMRDEQVGSVVITEDGRPIGIVTDRDLALGVVAESADPQTRTAADVMTDELSTVPSDIGVFELCDEFADARVRRMPVVDDDGALAGIITLDDLHVLLTTEQHDLARAVQSAIPPY, encoded by the coding sequence ATGCGAACCGATGTCGTCACCGCCCGGACGGACACACAAGCCGGCGAGCTTGCCGCCAAGATGCGCGACGAACAAGTCGGCAGCGTCGTCATCACCGAGGACGGACGCCCGATCGGAATCGTCACCGACCGAGACCTCGCACTCGGCGTCGTCGCCGAGAGCGCGGATCCACAAACACGAACTGCTGCCGACGTCATGACTGACGAACTGAGCACAGTTCCGTCCGATATCGGCGTCTTCGAACTGTGCGACGAGTTCGCCGACGCCCGCGTCCGGCGGATGCCGGTCGTCGACGACGACGGCGCGCTCGCGGGGATCATCACTCTCGATGACCTTCACGTGCTGCTCACTACCGAACAGCACGACCTCGCGAGAGCCGTCCAGTCGGCGATCCCACCGTACTGA
- a CDS encoding metal-dependent hydrolase has product MMLPTHALAGAALAVPLAAVAPEAAALVLAAGLVGGALPDLDLYVGHRRTLHFPVYYSAATAVAVPSAFFFDTVASAVIAAGLVGAAAHSVADVFGGGLELRPWRATADRAVYDHFNGRWIAPRRWIRYDGAPEDLLLSATLAAGLWGVVDGPLQFVVAGALTIAAVYTVVRRILPRLVELIVPALPADIVSALPARYRPHAATETDDGGRDTQASSRGDRSGRVARNGR; this is encoded by the coding sequence ATGATGCTCCCCACCCACGCGCTTGCTGGAGCCGCCCTTGCGGTCCCGCTGGCGGCAGTCGCGCCTGAGGCGGCCGCGCTCGTGCTCGCGGCGGGACTGGTGGGCGGTGCCCTCCCGGATCTGGACCTGTACGTGGGACATCGCCGCACGCTCCACTTCCCGGTGTACTACTCGGCGGCCACAGCCGTCGCCGTCCCGTCGGCCTTCTTTTTCGACACGGTCGCGAGCGCCGTGATCGCCGCCGGACTCGTCGGCGCGGCCGCACACAGCGTCGCCGACGTGTTCGGCGGCGGGTTGGAGCTGCGACCCTGGCGCGCGACGGCAGACCGCGCAGTGTACGACCACTTCAACGGGCGCTGGATCGCGCCCCGTCGATGGATCCGGTACGACGGCGCGCCCGAAGACCTGCTGCTGTCGGCGACGCTCGCGGCCGGACTGTGGGGCGTCGTCGACGGACCGCTGCAGTTCGTCGTCGCCGGCGCGCTCACAATCGCGGCCGTCTACACCGTCGTCCGACGGATCCTCCCGCGACTCGTCGAGCTGATCGTCCCCGCGCTCCCGGCGGACATCGTGTCCGCGCTTCCCGCGCGCTACCGACCGCACGCGGCGACTGAGACGGACGATGGCGGACGCGACACGCAGGCGAGTTCGCGCGGCGATCGCAGCGGTCGTGTCGCACGAAATGGCCGGTAG
- a CDS encoding truncated hemoglobin, translating to MASDTLYDRLGGHEGIRAVVDEFYDRLEADEELGPLFEDADMERLRETQTDFLCEAAGGPETYDAAPVREAHLHVPFTAERIQRAVDLLYESLDAFDVDEADADAVVEAVAAYEADLLAGENGDE from the coding sequence ATGGCGAGCGACACGCTGTACGACCGTCTCGGTGGCCACGAGGGGATCCGAGCAGTGGTGGACGAGTTCTACGACAGGCTCGAAGCCGATGAGGAGTTGGGCCCGTTGTTCGAGGACGCCGACATGGAGCGGCTCCGGGAGACGCAGACAGACTTCCTGTGTGAGGCGGCGGGGGGGCCAGAGACGTACGACGCAGCGCCCGTCCGAGAGGCCCACCTCCACGTCCCCTTCACCGCAGAGCGTATTCAACGAGCCGTGGACCTGCTGTACGAGAGCCTAGACGCGTTCGACGTCGATGAAGCGGACGCCGACGCCGTCGTCGAGGCGGTCGCCGCCTACGAGGCGGATCTATTGGCGGGGGAAAACGGAGACGAGTAG
- a CDS encoding sugar phosphate isomerase/epimerase family protein, whose amino-acid sequence MTDHRHGTGPSFGFQLYSVREVDDFLATVVERVGAAGIDGVEFAGVTAGGVDGDDPADLREALEAAGVAAAGAHVDLSAIEPDPEGVAATCRAVGCDRVVVPWLDPDHFRSGEAVDAAADRLSVAAAAMAEHGLDLHYHNHDQEFERIDGEYALDRLLAAADGVRLELDLGWAGATGADPLALLSRHADRIDLVHLKGYDGAAGTTVPVGEGDLDLSAVARAARDHGVDWVIYEAEGGADTYDTLDAAAEVGAAYFGL is encoded by the coding sequence ATGACCGACCACCGACACGGGACCGGCCCTTCGTTCGGGTTCCAACTGTACAGTGTCCGCGAGGTCGACGACTTCCTCGCCACGGTCGTTGAGCGCGTCGGCGCCGCCGGCATCGACGGGGTGGAGTTCGCAGGCGTCACCGCGGGGGGCGTCGACGGCGACGACCCTGCCGACCTCCGGGAGGCGCTGGAGGCGGCGGGCGTGGCGGCGGCGGGCGCCCACGTCGATCTGTCGGCGATCGAGCCCGACCCGGAGGGCGTCGCCGCAACGTGTCGTGCCGTGGGCTGCGACCGCGTCGTCGTTCCGTGGCTCGATCCCGACCACTTCCGGTCGGGGGAGGCCGTTGACGCCGCCGCCGATCGTCTCTCGGTGGCTGCGGCGGCGATGGCCGAACACGGGCTTGACCTCCACTACCACAACCACGATCAGGAGTTCGAGCGGATCGATGGCGAGTACGCGCTCGACCGGTTGCTGGCGGCGGCTGACGGCGTCAGGCTGGAGCTGGACCTCGGGTGGGCGGGCGCCACGGGTGCCGACCCCCTGGCGCTACTCTCGCGTCACGCCGACCGCATCGACCTGGTCCACCTCAAGGGCTACGACGGTGCAGCGGGGACGACGGTTCCGGTCGGCGAGGGCGACCTCGACCTGTCGGCCGTCGCCCGCGCCGCCCGTGATCACGGCGTCGACTGGGTGATCTACGAGGCCGAAGGCGGCGCGGACACGTACGACACGCTCGATGCGGCCGCCGAGGTCGGCGCGGCGTACTTCGGGCTCTGA
- a CDS encoding CPBP family intramembrane glutamic endopeptidase encodes MTEATGIDQLMRRVRIRDSPGDRLGTVLTITLLPVPIVSALYASHRLLAGTPEAGGSGALSYLIYGCVNLLVVAILYVILTPKRRESVFVFHRPSAGEVAGSLGAFLAGLGVYQVTARVNAVLGVQMSGFSYSLNDPMTVFAVVAGAVVLAPVTEEILYRGLVLGALTDRGIGSVSATVVMTALFAVIHLPNFGVGGTIFISAWGILPAILRIRYENLVGAVVMHVLNNLFAYVIVVKLG; translated from the coding sequence ATGACCGAGGCAACTGGGATCGATCAACTAATGAGGCGAGTCCGCATCCGAGACTCGCCGGGTGACCGTCTCGGAACCGTTCTGACGATCACGCTCCTTCCTGTTCCGATCGTGTCTGCGTTGTACGCTTCTCATCGCCTGCTCGCAGGTACGCCGGAGGCTGGCGGTTCGGGGGCCCTGTCATACCTCATTTACGGCTGTGTCAACCTCCTTGTGGTCGCGATCCTGTACGTGATACTGACACCAAAACGGCGCGAGTCGGTGTTCGTATTTCACCGACCGTCTGCGGGGGAAGTCGCTGGGTCCCTCGGTGCGTTCCTGGCGGGGTTGGGCGTGTATCAGGTGACTGCTCGAGTGAATGCGGTACTCGGTGTCCAGATGTCTGGGTTCTCCTACTCGTTGAACGATCCCATGACGGTATTCGCGGTCGTCGCTGGCGCGGTCGTGCTGGCGCCGGTGACCGAAGAGATCCTGTATCGAGGACTCGTGCTTGGAGCCCTCACCGACCGCGGGATCGGATCTGTGAGCGCGACGGTTGTCATGACTGCCCTGTTCGCCGTCATTCATCTGCCGAACTTCGGTGTCGGTGGGACGATCTTCATTTCAGCGTGGGGGATCCTCCCGGCGATCCTTCGGATCCGCTATGAGAATCTCGTGGGAGCAGTGGTGATGCACGTACTGAACAACCTGTTCGCATACGTGATCGTCGTCAAACTCGGATGA
- a CDS encoding alpha/beta fold hydrolase has protein sequence MSTVATPADDSQSEPHEASVARAADGRPISYTEYGRPDGAPVVFLHGTPGSRLLGKLLDRPARKRGVRVLAPDRPGYGRSPSWPDRSIRDAAEFVTPVLDDAGVETADIVGFSGGGPYALATAADRPDRIEHVDVIAGATPPSADGNMPAVQRLVTRLATSAPSVLGGLFRGQAWLAERLDPSFVVDQYTSAEVDDPISEDVAAIVRADFVEALAERRGGAVTEFRTTATDWDVDFASITPSVGLWYGDTDTNVPIDGAHWLERELPTAQLHVLQGADHIRTLTRSIPEVCGGDR, from the coding sequence ATGTCAACGGTTGCTACGCCCGCTGACGACTCACAGTCTGAGCCGCACGAAGCGAGTGTTGCTCGCGCCGCAGACGGGCGGCCAATATCGTACACCGAGTACGGTCGACCGGACGGCGCCCCTGTCGTCTTCTTACATGGAACCCCCGGGTCGCGACTGCTAGGGAAACTCCTCGACCGCCCCGCTCGGAAGCGCGGAGTTCGAGTCCTCGCCCCGGACAGACCGGGATACGGGCGCTCCCCGTCGTGGCCGGACCGGTCGATCCGCGACGCCGCCGAGTTCGTCACCCCGGTACTCGACGACGCCGGCGTGGAAACGGCTGACATCGTCGGGTTCTCCGGGGGTGGGCCGTATGCCCTCGCGACGGCTGCTGATCGACCTGATCGGATAGAGCATGTCGACGTGATCGCCGGAGCCACCCCGCCGTCTGCCGACGGCAACATGCCCGCGGTACAGCGACTTGTGACCCGGCTTGCCACGAGTGCGCCGTCGGTCCTTGGCGGATTGTTTCGGGGCCAGGCGTGGCTCGCAGAGCGGCTGGACCCGTCGTTCGTCGTCGATCAGTACACCAGCGCCGAGGTCGACGATCCGATTTCCGAAGACGTGGCAGCGATCGTTCGTGCGGATTTCGTTGAGGCGCTCGCGGAGCGACGGGGCGGTGCCGTCACCGAGTTCCGTACTACCGCAACGGATTGGGACGTCGACTTTGCCTCGATCACTCCGAGTGTGGGCCTGTGGTACGGTGATACGGACACGAACGTTCCGATCGACGGGGCGCACTGGCTCGAACGGGAACTACCGACCGCACAGTTGCACGTGCTCCAAGGCGCCGACCACATCCGAACACTGACCAGAAGCATCCCCGAGGTGTGCGGGGGAGATCGATGA
- a CDS encoding FAD-dependent oxidoreductase: MTDPVVIVGGDAAGLSAASKLSRDDPDREVIVFERGRWVSYAHCGEPYFVKGEVDTLDDLLSLSPAEIDERGIDLRREHEVVSVDTETRTVTVEGPDSAFDQPYGELVVATGARARTAPIAGSELTGAFTIHGLDSAAAVRALLTQPAEFAVDDLGGGDYVDKAELKRYGAMEPPETAAIVGGGYVGVEMAEALDAWDVDVHLFQRSALPVPTFGEAVGETVVDHLRERGVDLHLGAEVDELLGEDGRVAGVRCGDGSTLDADLAVVGVGVVPNVEIVDDTPVELGEMGAIAVDEYGETAVEGVYAAGDCAEDRHVVTGEPTWVPLGLTANRAGRAIGQTLAGTPTETGGIAGTAVVKAFDEECGRTGFVDADEAREAGFDPISRTITAGSRSGYYPGSEETTVTLVADRDSERLIGGSIVGTDRAAVRIDTVATALEGGLTIDEVERLDLAYAPPFSPVWDPVLVAAKVLNGAIEN, translated from the coding sequence GTGACTGATCCGGTCGTTATCGTCGGCGGCGACGCGGCGGGGTTGAGCGCGGCGAGTAAACTCTCTCGGGATGACCCCGATCGCGAGGTGATCGTGTTCGAGCGCGGCAGATGGGTGTCGTACGCCCACTGCGGCGAGCCGTACTTCGTCAAAGGCGAGGTTGACACGCTCGACGACCTGCTGTCGTTGTCGCCAGCGGAGATCGACGAGCGGGGGATCGACCTCCGACGCGAACACGAGGTCGTTAGTGTCGACACCGAAACCCGGACGGTCACCGTTGAGGGTCCCGACAGCGCGTTCGACCAGCCCTACGGCGAGTTGGTCGTCGCGACGGGTGCGCGCGCCCGGACTGCTCCGATCGCTGGGAGCGAATTAACCGGGGCGTTCACGATCCACGGGCTGGACTCGGCGGCGGCCGTGCGCGCCCTCCTGACCCAGCCTGCGGAGTTCGCCGTTGACGACCTCGGCGGCGGCGACTACGTCGATAAAGCGGAGCTCAAACGGTACGGCGCGATGGAGCCGCCCGAGACCGCCGCGATCGTCGGCGGCGGGTATGTCGGCGTCGAGATGGCAGAAGCGCTCGACGCCTGGGACGTCGACGTGCATCTGTTCCAACGCTCGGCGCTGCCAGTCCCGACGTTCGGCGAAGCCGTGGGGGAGACGGTCGTCGACCACCTCCGGGAGCGAGGCGTCGATCTTCATCTCGGCGCCGAGGTCGACGAGTTGCTCGGCGAGGATGGACGGGTCGCCGGCGTTCGCTGCGGCGACGGATCGACTCTCGACGCGGATCTTGCGGTCGTGGGGGTCGGTGTCGTGCCGAACGTCGAGATCGTCGATGACACGCCAGTCGAACTGGGCGAGATGGGCGCGATCGCCGTCGACGAATACGGCGAGACCGCCGTCGAGGGCGTGTACGCCGCCGGCGACTGTGCCGAGGACCGCCACGTCGTCACGGGTGAACCCACGTGGGTGCCGCTCGGGCTGACGGCGAACCGCGCCGGCCGGGCGATCGGCCAAACGCTGGCCGGGACACCGACAGAAACCGGCGGAATCGCGGGCACGGCCGTGGTCAAGGCGTTCGATGAGGAGTGTGGCCGGACTGGGTTCGTCGACGCCGACGAGGCTCGTGAGGCCGGGTTCGATCCAATCTCACGGACGATCACTGCGGGGTCGCGCTCAGGGTACTACCCCGGGAGCGAGGAGACGACCGTCACGCTCGTTGCCGACCGGGACAGCGAGCGGCTCATCGGGGGGTCGATCGTCGGAACAGACCGAGCGGCGGTCCGCATCGACACCGTCGCGACTGCCCTAGAGGGCGGACTCACCATCGACGAGGTCGAACGACTGGACCTGGCGTACGCGCCGCCGTTCAGTCCCGTCTGGGACCCGGTCCTCGTCGCGGCGAAGGTGCTGAACGGCGCGATAGAGAACTGA